The Calliopsis andreniformis isolate RMS-2024a chromosome 7, iyCalAndr_principal, whole genome shotgun sequence region CTTTAGTGGAATACAGACAAAAGAAATATTATAAAGATTTATACTAAATACTAAGTTTCTTGAGAAATTAGACATATAAAACGATTGCTGGAAGACTGTACGAATATTCtgataattattatattttttctggGAGGGAGGATTTTTCCAATGTAATTGTAAAAAATTTAGTATTATATTTCCTTTATCCTCAAACTTATTTTCATACTGAGATTACTTTAACTACGACAAAGTAAcacaaatacaaaaataaaatactacAAACTAACGAATCTTCTATACCGACTTGCATTTATTCCACATAATAAAAAACTTATACCTAATACTAGGTATTATATTaactataattttattatttataggtATATAAACTACATATTAAGCATATATTATATTAATCCTTGTACGACAAATGCAGGGTTATATTGACCATAAATGCAGTACAAAATGTCAaaagtataataaatttatttggAAGAATCATACAATATACAGTGTACACTTATTTCATGTATCAGGTgtacagaaaattaaaaaaaagtaatGTACGTAATGTTCAAAATGCGTTTCGATATATAATTTCATACATAATTTCTACCCAAAACTAACTTGTAATAGAAATTCTATTATGAGTCAAAACGACCTTGCATCGTCTCCCGTATTCATCCAAAACCATTTAGGTTAGCTAAATGAAAATGTTAAAGACTACATTTAGAGTCATAGTCCTAAAACAATTTTCCAAATACGTCACAGTGGAGATCATGGAGAGTAAATCAAAAACTTTTAGTTATATAGTCTAGTGGCGGTGAGGAACATGAAGAGTAATGTCATTATAATAGTACTACACCAGGCCTGTTTAGTTCGTAGAGCTGCATAACTATCGAGAGTCAGAAACCACATCTCTGGAAGCCGCAGTACCTGAGGGAAGAGGGATCCATAAGTATAGAGACCATAGAGCTCTATAATACGAGCTTGCACATACACTATTGTATATACTTGTTGTATCATCAGCTTTGGTCTGGGTTGCGAAAGTTACAAGGAGCGCTGGATCTCCCACATCGACTTGCTCAACAGGCCTGCACTCCAATAGCTGGGGGTAGTAGTTGCGGTAATAGTTGCTGTAACAGTTACGAAGGTAGCGACTAGAATTTCATAGAAAGCGATGAAATGAAATTTTCTAGGTTATGTAAGCAGTTAGTGTCATTTAATCCTTGGTTCGTATGGCGAGGTTATGgcatttatacattttttttttgttcATGAAGGGAAATATTGGCTTTGAATTTTCTCGACTTACTAGCCTTAATTTATACTACATCACTTTTAATATTTGTTGAGTGGAATAATAATGAATTTCCTACTTATAGGCATTAATGAGTCGAAAAGTTGGGAATTTTTTGGGTAATATTATTACACATTTTTTGTAATGGATTCACAGTGATTCTATCTCATTATGCTATAATATTGACACTATATGAGTGCAGGGTTAGTAGACTATGCTCTTGTAGTTTTTTCTTCTCGATATTAGACTATTATTGCGTCCCTTCTCGATATAAACTTATTAATTTCTGATGAATTTATGGCGTAAGACACATTTTTGGGATTGGGCCAGACACAGGCTAGTTCATTTTGAATTTATCAAAGATGCAATTGATATAATAGCACACAAAACTATTTTGCTGTAAATCATACCAAATTGTACTACATATAGCAGctacatattttataaaaaggGAATACTACGcaacaaaaaatatttcagatCATTTTATCATTTTTGGAAACACAAAAAGGTTTCTGGGGAAGGAATTACGTGATGTGAAGGGATACATATATGTAACTATTTAGGGACAAGTAGCAGACTATATTTTGAAGTCTATGATTTTTGAAATTTGGAagtcattaattttttttaaattaaaatctaTATAACTATTGGCCAAAAGCATGGGACTTCCTGatttcttattattttttatgccgTTGATAAGTGTAAGTGAACTCATCTTACAATTTAATTCTTACCAGTATTTTTTGGACCTTTTTACTAAcatgtttattttattatatattaatttttttgcCTTTCGTCGTAAAATTGTAAACTTTGAAAGTTCAACATCTGGCGACGATGCTGGTCTACCGACCGATACTTCTTCTTCGTGGAACAATAAAGCAATAAACGGTACTGCTTGACCCTTGAACCTCAACGACACAGTAAAAGTCAAATTTTGACCATATGAAATAAATTGTTTGCAGATGTTTCGTTTGGTACTCGAAATTGAGATTTCCCCCACTATATCATTTTTCTTACTACTATTTAACCAATCAGAATTTGTAAGATAGAAACGCCCAATTGAAAAACGTCTGCGAATCACCGAAAAGCTCAGCTTTCGAGGTGCTTCCCTTTCTTTGTATATCAGTCAGACACAAGACTCAGTGAAGGGAATACTTAGAGAGAgtatagtttttccatttttcaaTTTCCTACATTAACAAAATTAATTTGACGCGTGACTTGTGTATTGTGAACGTGAAGTGTTAGATCTATGTATTGTGCACGACGCAACATTCTGTAAGTAATATTTACAATTGAACTAAGGTGTGATTCCATACTTTTGAGTTGCAGTGAGATTTCTTATATGTAATACAATTGAATCAGTGAGTTGAAGaatagtataagtacaaaattagccattttcaaatgaTCCCAAAACTGTACCTGGATCCTAGCGCCAAAGTTGGAATCAAAGTtttcaaaatgtaatttttGAATTTGTAATGTCTTTTAACTCAtcgattcaattaattttagatAAAATAATCCATTTGTAATAGTAGGAAAATATTCACTTCAAAAGGTACTTGAAAAAAATCACATTTATTAGTAAACGACTTCTTGAAATGAAACATTAAAAGTGGATAGAAAATCTTCTGAATATACATCACTGTGTTTATCATTTTCAAAATAAGAAACAAAAATTATTGAATAAATAAGTTTAGTAAGATTATATGTATGAAAAACTAAGTCAGTATCAGGCGTTGATGTCGGCGGCAAGTAGTTAGTATCAATGAATCGCGTTCGACGACAGAGCTGTCTGTACATATGTGTATGTATACATGTAGCATTAGAGCTCACCACTCATTCAATTTAATTGTAGCTAAGTATTTAGACTAAATACTCGAAAATTTATTAGTGAaattttttaagatttttaaTGTACCTAGTTTAAATGTGTTTAAaagtcacacagaaaacaaAAAATTCAAGGGAGGCCATTTTTAGGTGTAATTTTAAGAAAGATGTTTTTATATCGCGTGAAATAATCCACACTTTAGTTacaatttttatacatttctaGTTCACTAGTGACAGTAAGATTTTATGTTGGTATATTTAGCGACTTATACTACTTAGAAGTAACAAGGTTCAGATAGACTGCAATAGGATGATTCTAAGTATGATTCTCGACACTTTTTTTCGCTATAATCTTCAACCAGGAATTTAGAACGTGTTATACATTACTGAGGTAGACACATTTATgccaataattattatgaaagtggtttaagtaaaaaaaactaaaaaagtTGAATTTTTCGTTTGTTTAATGTTGCATCAATTTACATTAAAGGATAAATGATAAATTCAagtgttttatattttttacttacAATTACTTTACTTTCATTACATTTAGGGCATGCACTGTTTTGTTACCCTTCCCAGTGTTATTTCTAAGATTTCATTTATGCATCAATATCTTCTTGGTATTTTTATCATTGTTATATACTCATATTATATAGTCAATTACTGTTAATGGATAGAATAACCTTGTGCCTCTCTGTACGTGACATTGTTTTCGTATGCATCATGTATGCAGATATAATACATTTGTAAATTCTGATTAATATTAAGCTTAAGCTTGATTTTGTAGCAGACACTCAAAGTTTTTAACGATTGAGACGTATAAGCTTCTTTATGAAGGCGTCAGTTGTTTACACCTTGTACGTACACTTAATTCTTAATTAGATAAGTGGTTTATCGGTAATGGACCTTGGCACATTGAAACGCTGTGACCTGAATGAGGAGTAGTGAGAGTTGGAGTCAGATCTAACATTTTACTTCGAACAGGCCAACGCAGATTATACACTTCATCTCAGGCGTCATGACAAATCTGTTACATTCTTGGAAACTTGCATTGGCTGACTGCCAGCCTGCCATTAACGAGTTTTCTTCCAAATATGACCCATTTTCCTAATTCGACCTCTATTCGAAAATGTCACTCGGTTTACTGCCTGTTTTACTTTTACTTAAGTTTACTTCCCTTTCTTTATTTGTCGGAAAATTGTGATTCATCGATCTACTAGTTGAACGTCACCGCTACGAGTGTTTAACGATATTAATAGTGATACTGATTATGAAACTTCCTTGCATTTCTTTCTAGATGGCTACCTACTTTTGCAGTAAACGAAAATTTTCTAGGTAAAATATGGTTATACTTATAAGTCATATGCAGGGTGTCCTAGACTCGTTTGTCAAAGTGTGAAACTATGATCCTAAGTGAAAAAATAAGTTGATGATATGAATAGGATAGCATTCATTGGATTTCGCTTTCTGAAAAATTGACTTTAAATTTTAATCatgtcaattgtcagttttagaTGTTTGAAAAGTACACACAGCTAAAAAATACTTTTTACTCTAATAAAAATGCACTGCTAGTAACATAACCTATAATTAGTTGTATGTATTCTTATTTGACCTGTGGTTGGTTAGAAGCGTTGATAGTAATATAACCTATAATTAGTTCTATGTATTCCTGTTTGACCTGTGATTGGCCAAAGCATTGTTAGTAACATAACCTACACATAATTAGTTTTGACTTTCTAGTTGACATGTAATCGGTCAATTACATTGCTAATAACACAGGCTACGATTAGTTCTATCCATTACTTCTTAACCTGTGATTGACCAAACTGTTAGTAGTATAACCTATGTTTTACCAAAAGTGCGAGTGGTCAACTTTAGCAATGCATTTGCATCATAGTGCAAGGTATCTTTGGTCCACTATACATCTTGTGCACTAACCCAAATACATTGTCAATTTGACCAATTTCAGGTCGAAATAAGCGATAAAGGGAGCAACCGTGGTCTGGCCACTGACCCTATGCATCTACTGTAACCTAAACGCGTTCGACTCCATCCATATGTAGTATCCTGTTATAGCCTCGTTACGTTCTGtataaattgaaattattaGGTCATCCTCTAAGTAATGCTGTTTCTTGTTTCACATTTTAGTTCCTAAAATTAAGAATCTTCCGAAGAAGGCTCAAAAAAGTCACCTGATAAGTAGGAAATAATGGTAAAATGTAATTTTCGACGAAGCTGAGATTAAAAATAACAGTACACATTAATTACTTTACGAAAAAGTAATAACTGTACTGAAAGAGTTTTATTTGCGTTCACTGTCATTGTCGATTTCTGGTAAAACCAAAGTAGAATACTGTCAGTATTATTTGACCTGGAAAAGTGTCCCACGTTATAACCACTTCAGTTAATAGTGAGCCTATATCGAAAAAACACTGTAAATCAACCTGCAACTCGATGATAACTGATGCTAGGGAAATAATGTTTAGCTACTAATTGAGACAGAGAATTCAAGTGTACCTAGCCAGCATAATGGTCTCGTGGAGCGTCCTATGACTCAAAGGTTGGTCATTCAATAAAGTCCAACCTACAAAATCTTGAAAATAGGCCACCTACCGAGAGTAGAACAGCTTCTCTTCCTCTGTTTCCGTTGTCATAGTACGTGAATGCCGGGTAATGTCGTCTTACATGTACACGTGCTCCACCTGAACACAATACAGACACAATACGGCGTGTGGAATACGAGAAAACCGTGTGAGGATGTGTTGGCCGAGTGCTGCGCAGACACGTACGCCGAGCGACTGTTTGCAGGCCTAAAAACTTTCCTGTTGTCAGTGGAGCCAGAGATGGGGACGAATTAAATGATGAATGAAACAGATATGGCTGAATTCGATACGGGCCGTTCGAAGAAAAATAGATCATAGAAAGAAGTTCATTTCGTTATGTAGGTCAGCTTGGACATCGATTAAAGGTTAAATTCCAATTATAGCTTGAGGATGAATAGgctatcgttttatatgaatcgGTTGCTGCGATTGCAGGGAAACGTAGGAAATGTTATTATTGCACAGGATAGAAGGCATAAGGCATTGAATGTTATTTTTTTGAGAACTGTTAGCAATGAAAATGAGAATTCGTGTAACGTTTCATGGGGAGATGTCTATTGAGATTTGACATGTGGGCAGGGCTTAACCAGTAACCATGTTTAGTATGCACTAAACATGGTGACCAACAATATTGCTTTGGCCgcgaaatatatatatgtaattgTTTTAATAAGTTAAAATAAATTGTGTATAAATTAAAATCGTAGAAGTTTAATCTTCTACGAAGCAAATCCTCTGCATAGAAATGTTGAAGGAAAACGTGTCCTTAACAGAATGTTCATGTTTTGTTTCTGCCACCAGACATGTCGTGGCATTTATGTCTAATTCCAATATAACAACCtgaaaaaaagatataaattaAGGTTGAGTAAGGTTTCGTCCCTTAAGAAATACATGTTCTTGTCAGTTAAATATTTtccattattttattaaaaagtatTAATAACTGAGTGATGTAGTTTTTTGTTAGCAGATAGTTTTGCTCACACGATTTACTTCAAGATAGAAAAATCTGagtattataaaaataaattacaacAGAAGTATTTGATGACCTCGGAGGAGGAATTTTTTAGATATAAATATTTAGATTAGTATAGATCTTTTATTTAAAGATCGTTATGCAAATcttttattataaatttaaattttattcaaaCGATATACATACCTATAGTAATTTTTTGTCTTAGAAAATGCAATTTTCTTCTCTTGTccgatatacatatgtataaaaatgCAGTAGAATGAAACGAAATTCTGTTTTAAAGGGTAAATTTTAAACCTTTTAACTTTAGTAATTGACAGTTGGCTTATGAAAGTATTTATGAAACGTCGTAGTGTAACAACATTGTTTCATaacttttctatatttttccttTTTCATTATATGTAATTATATTCTTTGTTTCCATAAAAAGTTAAACTCTTCTGGCTCTAAACTGTTGAAAGAAAAGTTTTTATACGAGTAATTATTAATAACATACAATATCTAGAACAGTCATACAATTAATCATTATAACaatttgtttaataattttgttattttaaaGAATGTTGACATTAAATTGATTTCGCAgaagtaaataaataattaataactaaatAAATTAAGTAAATATAAACAATATACGTATCTATGTATAACTTTCATGTTTAAACAAATTGTAAAAGTTTGACAAATTTCAAAATTACATTGATCATATGATGATAATATAAATATCTATcttaaaaattaattgaatttaacATTTTTGTGGAGTTGTAGACAACTTTTGAAACAAAATTCTCTTCAATGATATTTATTTTACAAAACTAAAATGTCGAATTTTCAGAGAAATTCGCAACATTCAAATGTGTAGTTATAATATATACACTACTGCAATTATGAACGTTCCTAGAAACGATGATGTAACTGGTGCATTAATTTCGCAGTCACTGCAATCTATTAACTGTTTGGATACTTTCAGTCGACTGAGTTTTTGTGCAAACAAAATTTAGCATGCACACACATCCACGTATacgtatatacatatacgtaaCCGTACCTTTGGCAAATTGTTCAAAGGTCAAATGCCTATCATAGCTGTCTATTAATTACGGCGTCCTGTCTACGAACAGTTATATTTACTCTTGTCGTTATTTCCACCGAATTGTTACGATATCTGCTCTCATTTAAATCacttaaatacaattttaaatttatCTTTAGTGTTATTAATCTTTTAAGATTTTCACATGAAATTTAGCTTTGTTTAAGTTTCAGAAATTTAGAACATAAACTTTTAGTCATTAGTTTTCAAACTTTTTCTTAGTAAATGTTACAAAAACTATGCGTTTCTTGTATAATTACGTTGCTCTTATAGGGAGAAATTATAATTCAtaatttaagaatttttttcttcacttcctttttttaaatttcatggtGCTGTGcgctttttattattaaaaattcagAATTCCCAAAAAATTATTGCTAAACTTAAAATACTCTGTTTGATTTAAACAAAAGTTGTAGGGAAAgtattttcttttaaaaaatcATGTACCCTGACATATACTTTCGAAATTATCTTGTATACATATTTCTTTGAAAAAGTTAATACATCTTAATAATTCACGCACAAATGTTAGCTCCTTATTTCATATTAAATCATTTTTATATCATACAAGGTGGCCCAATAACTTTAATCTCCTTGAATATCTTTACTATTTTCAGtgatatggaaaagctgtattcaTAAGAATTGTATGGTATAGTAGAATCCATAACGCATAAGAATTTTCTTTTTTAGTGAAGTATTTTTGAAAACTTCAAGGTTagcttcatttttttaattgaacTGTTATATATGTTTTTCCAATCCCAGTAAAATAGCGGTGCAGAGATTAAAGAAATACAGATACAGGTTagaaaaatataacattttactTAAAAAAATCAATATAACCTTAAAATCTCAGAAAACACTCCACTAAAAAAAAATTACTTTCGTAAATAAAGTTGtttcatatttctaaaaataattGAGATATTCCAGGTGATCAAAGTTATTGAGTCACCCTGTATTTCAAAAATACCCCTTTATGTGTTTATGCTGTAGGTATTGCTCTTTGGCAGGAATTCACGTGGTTGCTTTGAAGGGTATTTTAATTTATACAATTGCATCATTTATAGATATAATAGGGAAGTTAATATTTACTAGCCTCTATCAAGTATGTTATTGCTTTGTGTATAGCGTGTTTCGAGTACTTTTCACTTGTTTTGAACGAAAATCCTACATCTCTACTGTTTAATCATATATTTACATCGTACATGCGTATTAGCCTTTAATACCAATCGAAGCGATAATTTGATGTATGTTGTGTGTGatgtataaattacaattaatACTAATAACTATCAAAGAAATCTGTTGATATAGTTCGTAAGACAAAAATATTCGaaatgaaacgtagaaatgaaaagtgGTGTTCAGTTTTCATGCATGTACACATTCGAACAAGTTTTCAGAAAGTCCTAAGACACCAAATGCACTTGAGCGCAGATGGGTCTCTCGAATGGACCGTCGTTTTCTCCACATGCTGCTTCAACTTTGTCAATTCGCGAATTTTCCAATTCAATTTTATAGACGTATTCTACACATCTTATACTTTTACGAAACTaaaagaaaattcaattttctcagaCCTCTGGGATAAAAGGGTCTCTTAACCTATTCGCGTTTATGATGGCTACAGtcagccaatcttcaattttataCGTTGCAGATGTTGACTATAACACATAAAAgacgtaataataattttttgaatattaaaaagaCATTTCCTATATACAGATTTTAAATGTAAACTTTTAGTAATCCCATCAcaaaaaggaagaaagaaaTTATGAATTTTAAAAAGGAAATTGTTTGTATAAAATTTGATCTTAGATTGTTTCAGCTTCAACTAAAGATAATGAAAACTGTTCTGATTTCTAAAACACAATGTTTCA contains the following coding sequences:
- the LOC143181743 gene encoding uncharacterized protein LOC143181743 isoform X2, giving the protein MTTETEEEKLFYSRNYYRNYYPQLLECRPVEQVDVGDPALLVTFATQTKADDTTSTAASRDVVSDSR
- the LOC143181743 gene encoding uncharacterized protein LOC143181743 isoform X1: MTTETEEEKLFYSRNYYRNYYPQLLECRPVEQVDVGDPALLVTFATQTKADDTTSIYNSVLRLPEMWFLTLDSYAALRTKQAWCSTIIMTLLFMFLTATRLYN